The following DNA comes from Puniceicoccaceae bacterium.
TGGCATAAGGTTTATCGGATCACCCATTCAACGTTTCAACGGCGTTGGGATGCAAGCATCCCGCGCCGTTTGCCTTGTACGGGATTCGACAGGACGCACACCAGGAGCGTCGAAGTCAGGGAATGAACAACTCTGCCAGCGGCAGGTTCTGCTCCCGAATTGCATCCAGAAACAGTTTCGCATAACACTCAGCCCCCTGCGGACTCAAGTGCGTGTTATCTGCCTTTCCATCCGGGAAAAAGGGGTGTTCACCTGGTTCGTAGACCAGATGCAGGTGCCGGGATTGCTCGGGTCCCAACTCGATTAATTTACGCTCCGTCAGCAGTTGCATGTCGACAAAGGGAACCTGTAACTCCAGAGCAAGCAACCGGACCACGAGTGGATAGGCTCCATGAGTGTCGACCAGTGTGCCAGATTCATTAAAATTCCGCCGCACAATCGGAGTCATGAGCAATGGAAACGCTCCTTTGGCCCGCGTTTCGCGCACATATTGACTGAGATGCTCCCGATACCCCGTATAGGCGTGGGAATAGCGTTCAGGGGACTCCACCTTCTGATCGTTGTGTCCGAACTGGATCAGCACCCAGTCC
Coding sequences within:
- a CDS encoding rhamnogalacturonan acetylesterase, whose translation is MQLYRWLVTLAAHFLLAMLSFASTEHVLTVFSIGDSTMADKPIDAGNPERGWCQALKTRVAANVRFENHAVNGRSSRSFRTEGRWQVVLDRLQPGDWVLIQFGHNDQKVESPERYSHAYTGYREHLSQYVRETRAKGAFPLLMTPIVRRNFNESGTLVDTHGAYPLVVRLLALELQVPFVDMQLLTERKLIELGPEQSRHLHLVYEPGEHPFFPDGKADNTHLSPQGAECYAKLFLDAIREQNLPLAELFIP